The nucleotide sequence CGCCGCGCGGCACGTCCCCGCTGTCACGGCCGTGCTGGACCGCGCGGTGGACGTCGCCGAGGACGCCGGCGGGCAGCACGCCGTTGAAGAACAGCGCGCGGTAGTAGTCGGCGACGGCGGTGCGCAGCGAAAGCCGCAGGCCGAGCCGGGTGGCGACGATCTGCCAGCGGCCCGCGCTGAACAGCGTCGTCGTGAAGCCGATGGCGAGGGCGGCCAGCACGCCGGGGACGCTGATCCGGCCGAGCCCGTCGAGGAAGGCGGCGCTGCCGAGCTGCCAGACGAGGACGGCGAGGATGCCGGCCGCGCCGAGGATCCGCAGCCAGGCCAGTGCGCGCTTCACGCCGCCACCGCCCGGCTCGGCGGCAGGACCAGCAGGTCGCCGTGGTGGATCACCGCGTGCAGCTCGCCGGAGCGGGCCATTTCCAGCCGCCGCTGCAGGTAGACGTCGGCGACCGGGCGCAGCTCCGGCAGCTGCTCGACGGCGGCGCCGACCCAGCCTTCGAGCCACTGCCGCTGCAGTTCGGCCTGGTCCGGGCCGAGCCGCCAGGCGCTGTCCGCGCGGACGACCGTCGCGCCGAGCCTGCCGAACGCGGTCGCGGCGACGTCCACGGCGTTCGGGCCGAGCAGCCGGCGGCCGTCTTCGGTGACCCGGCGCTGGTGGGCGTTGAACGCAGCGGCGAGCGCGGGGTCGAGCGGGTCGGCGGGCGAGAGCTCCACCTTGCCGGTGACCGACAGCATCAGCAGGGCCGCGCAGCCGGCTTCGACGACCGCCGTGGCCAGTGCCGTGACCTCGTCCCTGGTCAGCAGGTCGAGCAGGGCGGACGCGGTGACCAGCGACGTCCCGGCGAGGTCGGCGGCCCGCAGCGCGGTGATGTCGCGCTGCTCGGCGACGGCGTCGACCGGGCTGCCGTCGAGCGCGGTGCCCGGGAGGCTCGCCTGGGCGTGGGCGAGCAGGTCGGTGTCGTGGTCGTGCAGGATCCAGTGCTGGCTGCCGGGCAGGCGGGCGGCCAGCCAGCGGCCGAGCGAGCCGGTG is from Amycolatopsis mediterranei and encodes:
- a CDS encoding methyltransferase domain-containing protein, which encodes MTAFAPDWLYLREPADAAARATELLEPLRAHLPEDFVVRDLGCGTGSLGRWLAARLPGSQHWILHDHDTDLLAHAQASLPGTALDGSPVDAVAEQRDITALRAADLAGTSLVTASALLDLLTRDEVTALATAVVEAGCAALLMLSVTGKVELSPADPLDPALAAAFNAHQRRVTEDGRRLLGPNAVDVAATAFGRLGATVVRADSAWRLGPDQAELQRQWLEGWVGAAVEQLPELRPVADVYLQRRLEMARSGELHAVIHHGDLLVLPPSRAVAA